One genomic region from Quercus robur chromosome 4, dhQueRobu3.1, whole genome shotgun sequence encodes:
- the LOC126723179 gene encoding putative UPF0481 protein At3g02645, with product MDKDLDQLIIDIPQTCECFIYKVPPELRKVNHDAYTPMLISIGPFHHKDEKLKNMEKLKLRYFKEARHRTKKSTAELARCIEEKEETIRHYYAESFDITREDFTNMILLDSIFIIEHLWRTKRTSLKSPSSNGTSSPQKEECFLDEQNPRLSYSILLDLILLENQVPFFVLEDLYNSAYGHLPDQHTTYQQNGHRDEDKPFHKLVLDYFLHFWEDFGLNSPSYNCNKMLPVKDKQIRHFIDFLRYLLLPCEYALECGKSIKRLPCAKKLAEAGVEFREVPDRFFHDIEFKKSCLLEKCPCLNLSWLLSCFPCFKCLENMQPILEIPSFTVGDATERVIRNLMAFEQYHYLEEAYICNYIVLLDHLIDTAEDVDLLVEKKVLVNWLGSNKAVAILINRLSQQIVEGNRSRYHDLSKQLNRHYENCWNKLMASFTSLYFRDFWRGTATVAGILLLFFAFMNFLRPFVFSHR from the coding sequence ATGGACAAGGATCTTGATCAGTTGATTATAGACATTCCACAAACGTGCGAGTGTTTCATCTACAAGGTTCCCCCGGAACTCCGCAAAGTAAATCATGATGCCTACACTCCAATGCTAATTTCAATTGGCCCATTTCATCACAAAGACGAAAAACTGAAGAACATGGAAAAACTGAAACTGAGATATTTCAAGGAAGCCCGTCATCGAACTAAGAAAAGCACGGCGGAGCTTGCAAGATGCAtcgaagaaaaggaagaaactATTCGTCATTATTATGCGGAAAGCTTTGATATCACTAGGGAAGATTTCACGAATATGATTCTTTTGGATTCTATTTTTATCATTGAGCACTTGTGGAGGACTAAGCGAACTTCTCTAAAGAGtcctagctcaaatggcacttcctcTCCTCAAAAAGAAGAATGCTTCCTAGACGAGCAAAACCCAAGGCTAAGCTACTCTATCTTGCTGGACTTGATATTACTTGAGAATCAGGTTCCATTTTTTGTTCTCGAGGACTTATATAATTCTGCCTATGGTCACCTCCCTGATCAACATACAACATACCAGCAAAATGGTCACAGAGACGAGGATAAGCCCTTTCATAAGCTTGTCCTTGAttactttttacatttttgggaAGATTTCGGTTTAAATAGCCCTTCTTATAATTGCAATAAAATGTTGCCTGTTAAGGACAAGCAAATCAggcattttattgattttctgAGATATCTTCTCCTTCCATGCGAATACGCCCTGGAATGTGGAAAAAGTATTAAACGTCTACCTTGTGCAAAAAAGTTGGCTGAGGCAGGAGTGGAATTTAGAGAAGTCCCAGATAGATTCTTCCATGATATTGAGTTTAAGAAGAGTTGCTTATTGGAGAAATGCCCATGTTTAAATTTGTCCTGGCTCTTGAGTTGCTTTCCATGCTTCAAATGCTTGGAGAACATGCAGCCTATCTTGGAAATCCCATCCTTTACAGTAGGGGATGCAACTGAACGTGTTATCAGAAATCTCATGGCCTTTGAGCAATATCATTATCTAGAGGAAGCTTACATCTGTAATTATATTGTGCTATTAGATCATCTTATAGACACTGCAGAAGATGTGGATTTGCTTGTTGAGAAAAAGGTGCTTGTTAACTGGCTAGGCAGCAATAAGGCAGTGGCAATTCTGATCAACAGACTTTCCCAACAAATTGTAGAAGGTAATCGTTCCCGTTACCATGATCTCAGTAAACAACTTAACAGGCACTATGAGAATTGTTGGAACAAACTTATGGCATCCTTCACAAGTCTATATTTCCGTGATTTTTGGAGAGGCACCGCAACTGTTGCTGGAATTTTGCTCCTATTTTTCGCCTTTATGAATTTCCTTAggccttttgtcttctctcacCGCTGA
- the LOC126723180 gene encoding UPF0481 protein At3g47200-like — MACPDANSVSKKELKGKEFVIDIPSDLEPAEWPECCISRVPKKLRRVNECAYTPKLISIGPYHHGNEDLSEMEMQKMRYFKAFCSRTRRIPEDLSMCLGSIIEQNELKICHSYAEKPKQDKNQFVKMIILDAIFIIELVLRNYENSEEKQDEHILNKPWLRDAIQLDLILLENQLPFFILQELYDFVFNDSSSYNNHKEVQQKEAYVPFLKLCRNYFSCYEKKQKNSNSRGEVKHFTDLVRNFYIADNLESTGKIRHLYCATKLDEAGVKFKAVHQERSLLDIKFRKDECLERCPFFNCSWLLNCLPCMKCVPCFEQMQPFLELPVFEVGDATECVFRNLMALEQCHYPKQAYISSYILLLDYLINTEKDVDLLVEKKAIVNRLGSDEAVATLVNKLGHQIVECKSCYFKLSEELNGHYENFWNRNMASLTTVYFRDIWRGTATIVGLIVLFLTVWNIFLRHYVKFK; from the coding sequence ATGGCTTGCCCTGATGCAAATAGTGTTTCCAAGAAGGAACTTAAAGGTAAAGAGTTCGTCATTGACATTCCATCAGACCTGGAGCCTGCTGAGTGGCCTGAGTGCTGCATCTCCAGGGTTCCAAAGAAACTGCGCAGAGTAAACGAATGTGCCTATACGCCTAAGCTTATTTCCATAGGCCCTTATCATCACGGGAATGAAGATTTGAGCGAAATGGAAATGCAAAAAATGAGATATTTTAAGGCCTTCTGTTCTAGGACTAGAAGGATCCCGGAGGATCTTTCAATGTGTCTTGGAAGCATCATTGAACAGAATGAATTAAAAATCTGCCATAGTTATGCAGAGAAACCTAAACAAGATAAGaatcagtttgtaaaaatgattATATTGGATGCTATCTTTATAATTGAGCTCGTCCTGAGGAATTATGAAAATtcagaagaaaaacaagatgaaCATATATTAAATAAACCATGGCTGAGAGATGCTATACAGCTAGACTTGATATTACTTGAGAATcagcttcccttttttattcTTCAGGAATTATATGATTTCGTCTTCAATGATTCTTCAagttacaacaatcacaaagaaGTGCAGCAAAAAGAAGCTTATGTTCCTTTTCTTAAGCTTTGTCGCAACTACTTCTCTTGTTATGAAAAGAAGCAGAAAAATTCCAACAGCCGTGGGGAAGTGAAACATTTCACTGATTTGgtaagaaatttttatattgCAGATAACTTGGAATCTACAGGAAAGATTAGACATCTATATTGCGCAACAAAGCTTGATGAAGCAGGAGTGAAATTCAAAGCTGTTCATCAAGAAAGAAGCTTGCTTGACATAAAATTCAGAAAGGATGAGTGCTTGGAACGCTGCCCATTTTTTAATTGCTCATGGCTTTTGAATTGCTTACCATGTATGAAATGCGTACCATGCTTTGAGCAAATGCAACCTTTCTTGGAACTCCCTGTCTTTGAAGTAGGAGATGCAACTGAATGTGTTTTCAGAAACCTCATGGCCTTGGAGCAGTGTCATTATCCCAAGCAAGCCTACATCAGCAGTTACATTCTGCTATTGGATTATCTTATCAACACTGAGAAAGATGTGGATTTGCTGGTTGAGAAAAAGGCTATTGTTAACCGGCTTGGCAGTGATGAAGCAGTGGCGACATTGGTTAACAAACTTGGTCATCAAATTGTGGAATGTAAATCTTGTTACTTTAAACTCAGTGAAGAGCTTAATGGGCACTATGAAAACTTCTGGAATCGAAATATGGCATCCTTGACAACAGTATATTTCCGCGATATTTGGAGAGGCACTGCAACAATTGTCGGACTTATAGTCCTTTTTTTAACCGTCTGGAACATTTTCCTGAGGCATTACGTCAAGTTCAAGTAG